The following proteins come from a genomic window of Chryseobacterium glaciei:
- a CDS encoding nitroreductase family protein, with amino-acid sequence MNFLNKMKTRYTVKKYNPQGIISEEQIAQLKEILHLSPSSINSQPWNFVFVNNLEIKTELAEASYFNKEKIVDSNQLVVFQVIKNVKDFEEQIEENLPEGSINYYKNFVKPKGEEAIKSWLGHQVYLSLGVFLSACADMGIDSTPMEGIETDKYNEILKNEAYETLFAVVIGEKSEEDSNQPSHTPKKRLESKKVILEI; translated from the coding sequence TTTTTAAACAAAATGAAAACGAGGTATACCGTAAAAAAATACAATCCTCAAGGAATAATAAGTGAAGAACAAATAGCTCAATTGAAAGAAATTTTACATCTCAGTCCATCTTCCATCAACAGCCAGCCATGGAATTTTGTGTTTGTAAATAATCTTGAAATCAAAACTGAATTGGCAGAAGCTTCTTATTTTAACAAAGAGAAAATTGTAGACAGCAATCAATTAGTTGTATTTCAGGTGATCAAAAACGTTAAAGATTTTGAAGAGCAGATTGAGGAAAATCTTCCCGAAGGTTCTATTAATTATTACAAAAACTTTGTAAAACCAAAAGGTGAAGAAGCCATAAAATCATGGCTTGGACATCAGGTTTATCTGTCTCTGGGAGTTTTTCTTTCTGCTTGTGCTGATATGGGAATTGATTCCACACCGATGGAAGGAATTGAAACAGATAAATACAACGAGATTTTGAAAAATGAAGCCTATGAAACTTTGTTTGCAGTAGTAATCGGTGAGAAATCCGAAGAAGACAGCAATCAGCCGAGCCATACTCCGAAAAAGAGATTGGAAAGTAAAAAGGTGATTTTGGAAATTTAA
- the murI gene encoding glutamate racemase, whose protein sequence is MKTKKVNYSHLSAKQPIGIFDSGVGGLTVAKEIKRLLPNEDLIYFGDTKHLPYGEKSKEAIIEYSTKITNFLLAQNCKAIVIACNTATANALNEVMQSVAGKVPVIDVINPVAEKVSYEIHNNVGVIATKATVNSGLYKKSIRKHNKWIKVDELATPLLVPAIEEGFKNHPITHAIIYNYLSNSKLKNIETLILGCTHYPLLIDEIKQYYGNRVRVIDSPNIVANHLKIILDKYNLLNEGNSKPNYYFYLSDITKNFEKISKKFFGKTIDLELKVL, encoded by the coding sequence TTGAAAACTAAAAAAGTAAATTACTCGCATCTTTCAGCAAAACAGCCTATCGGAATTTTTGATAGCGGGGTTGGAGGATTAACGGTTGCTAAAGAAATAAAAAGGCTTCTTCCTAACGAAGATCTGATTTATTTCGGAGATACAAAACATCTTCCGTATGGTGAAAAATCAAAGGAAGCGATCATCGAATATTCTACAAAGATCACCAACTTTTTGTTGGCTCAAAATTGCAAAGCGATTGTAATTGCCTGTAATACGGCAACTGCGAATGCTTTAAATGAAGTGATGCAATCTGTTGCCGGAAAAGTTCCTGTGATTGATGTAATAAATCCTGTTGCAGAAAAAGTTTCGTACGAAATTCATAACAATGTTGGAGTTATTGCTACAAAAGCAACGGTGAATTCAGGCTTGTATAAAAAAAGCATTAGAAAGCATAACAAGTGGATCAAAGTTGATGAATTGGCAACACCTTTATTAGTTCCGGCTATTGAAGAAGGGTTTAAAAATCATCCGATCACACATGCAATTATTTATAATTATTTAAGCAATAGTAAATTAAAAAATATTGAAACGCTTATTTTAGGATGTACTCATTATCCTTTGTTGATTGATGAGATCAAACAATATTACGGAAACCGCGTTCGTGTAATTGATTCTCCAAATATTGTTGCCAATCATTTAAAGATCATTTTAGATAAATATAACCTTCTGAATGAGGGGAATTCTAAGCCTAATTATTATTTTTATCTCTCAGATATTACCAAGAATTTTGAGAAGATCTCTAAAAAGTTCTTTGGTAAGACCATCGATTTAGAACTAAAAGTATTATGA
- the hemW gene encoding radical SAM family heme chaperone HemW: MIYIHIPFCKQKCSYCNFHFSTSLNFKDEMIAVMKKEIFLRKDELQNKNLHSLYFGGGTPSILSVDEINSMIDEVLKHFSFEKDIEITLEANPDDLDKNFLKGLSNSHINRLSIGTQSFFEEDLKLMNRAHNASEAESSIKRAQDFGFENLSIDLIYGSPTSNLAIWKENLNKTIALEVPHISSYALTVEPKTALENWISKGKVANPKEEEQNEEFYYLSDFLKDNGFDHYEVSNFAKPGFYSRHNSAYWKYKEYLGIGPSAHSYNGHDIRSWNIANNQQYIKKLNSNILAKETEILSQEDQFNEMIMIGLRTIWGVDLESLNNKFSNQILDTFQNDIKSKVSDGILVVENNHLKIPEKHWFMADGIASDLFMV; this comes from the coding sequence ATGATTTATATTCACATCCCGTTCTGTAAGCAAAAATGCAGCTATTGCAACTTTCATTTTTCAACATCTTTAAATTTTAAGGATGAAATGATTGCTGTGATGAAGAAAGAAATCTTTTTAAGAAAAGATGAACTGCAGAATAAAAACCTGCATTCCCTTTACTTTGGTGGTGGAACACCTTCTATTCTCTCTGTTGATGAGATCAATTCTATGATCGATGAGGTGTTAAAACATTTCAGTTTTGAAAAAGACATTGAGATAACTTTGGAAGCCAACCCAGATGATTTAGATAAAAACTTTTTAAAAGGACTATCAAATTCTCATATTAATCGATTGTCGATCGGAACTCAAAGCTTTTTTGAGGAAGATTTAAAGCTGATGAACCGAGCACATAACGCTTCCGAAGCCGAAAGTTCTATCAAAAGAGCTCAGGATTTTGGCTTTGAAAACTTAAGTATTGATCTAATTTACGGTTCGCCAACCTCCAATCTTGCCATCTGGAAAGAAAATTTAAACAAAACAATCGCTTTAGAAGTTCCCCATATTTCTTCTTATGCGCTAACTGTTGAGCCAAAAACAGCGTTGGAAAACTGGATCTCGAAAGGAAAAGTAGCTAATCCTAAGGAAGAAGAACAGAATGAAGAGTTTTATTACCTCTCAGATTTCCTAAAAGATAATGGTTTTGATCATTATGAAGTGTCCAATTTTGCAAAACCCGGCTTTTATTCAAGGCATAATTCTGCGTATTGGAAGTATAAAGAGTACTTGGGAATCGGGCCATCTGCACATTCTTACAACGGTCATGATATCAGAAGTTGGAATATTGCCAATAATCAACAATATATTAAGAAATTAAATTCAAATATTTTAGCTAAAGAAACAGAAATTCTGTCTCAGGAAGATCAGTTTAATGAAATGATCATGATTGGTTTAAGAACAATTTGGGGCGTAGATCTTGAAAGTTTGAATAATAAATTCTCAAATCAGATTTTAGATACATTCCAAAATGATATTAAATCTAAAGTTTCTGACGGTATTTTAGTAGTTGAAAACAATCATCTTAAAATTCCTGAAAAGCATTGGTTTATGGCGGATGGAATTGCTTCGGATTTGTTTATGGTTTAG
- a CDS encoding type IX secretion system membrane protein PorP/SprF encodes MRKLYAIVCLALLSNAYKAQETLPYYQQYLLDGEFLFNPAQYGKTDYVQLNLNYQQQFSKFSESPNVQSVGINANIFDRVGAGISVFRDSNGPISAGGITAGASYFIPLSSEGERKDQFSFGTSVSFYNMNFDYSKINTEDASDPLLQGSESNIFMAYANFGVAATYHNIFAGVSVNDIALTNDESIINGREPSPIKFFLNLGYDWHFADNMYVTPSALINLNTNSTRTIDYNLIATFFNDINSFSFGVNYRSVQNRFDSQQLSISPIVKVRFNKFMIGASYNLGLSDIQEYGGNSFMIGLGYNFDNFINHRGYRY; translated from the coding sequence ATGAGAAAACTATATGCTATCGTGTGTTTGGCTCTTTTGTCAAATGCATATAAAGCACAAGAAACATTACCATACTATCAACAATATCTTTTGGATGGTGAGTTCCTGTTCAACCCTGCACAATACGGTAAAACGGACTATGTTCAGCTTAATCTTAACTACCAACAGCAATTTTCAAAGTTTAGCGAGTCTCCAAACGTACAGTCTGTGGGGATCAACGCGAATATCTTTGATAGAGTAGGTGCTGGTATTTCTGTTTTTAGAGATAGTAATGGACCTATCTCGGCTGGGGGTATTACAGCTGGTGCTTCATATTTCATTCCTCTTAGCAGTGAAGGAGAAAGAAAAGATCAATTCTCTTTCGGTACAAGCGTAAGCTTCTATAATATGAATTTTGATTACTCAAAAATTAATACTGAAGATGCGTCTGACCCTTTATTACAGGGTAGTGAGAGTAATATCTTCATGGCTTATGCCAACTTTGGGGTAGCGGCTACCTATCACAATATCTTTGCAGGCGTTTCTGTAAATGATATCGCGTTAACAAATGATGAGTCTATCATCAATGGTCGTGAGCCTTCTCCAATCAAATTCTTCTTAAACTTAGGATATGACTGGCATTTTGCAGACAACATGTATGTAACACCATCTGCATTAATCAACCTTAATACAAACTCTACAAGAACAATTGATTATAACTTGATAGCAACGTTCTTCAACGATATCAATTCATTCTCTTTTGGAGTTAACTATAGATCTGTTCAGAATAGATTCGATAGCCAACAATTAAGTATTTCTCCAATCGTTAAAGTAAGATTTAACAAATTTATGATAGGAGCAAGTTACAACCTTGGATTATCTGATATTCAGGAATATGGAGGAAACAGCTTCATGATCGGTCTAGGTTATAACTTTGATAACTTCATTAATCATAGAGGTTATAGATATTAA
- a CDS encoding RluA family pseudouridine synthase: protein MTEDNEDFLDEELLDSNSIDSIDSDEENSGLYEHLNLTVDKKQEPLRIDKFLLIYRQNSSRNKISQTCRAGNVVVNGLPVKQNYRVKPGDQVSVLLAHPPRLNVIVPQNIPINIIYEDDDLVVVDKNPGMVVHPGFGNWDGTLVNALAYHFEQNNEKSDLDRVGLVHRIDKDTSGLLVIAKNEYALSFLAKQFFERKTKRLYWAFVWGNVKDDEGTITGHIGRHPKNRMQMHTYVDGSHGKHAVTHYKVLERFKYMTWVECKLETGRTHQIRAHFKHIGHTLFNDERYEGHTPLRGVNLPKYKHFIKNVFEVLPRHALHAHTLGFIHPTTKKELYFESPMPQDMTDAVKKWRNYLEN from the coding sequence ATGACAGAAGATAACGAAGATTTTTTAGATGAAGAATTATTAGATTCCAACAGTATCGATTCTATTGATAGTGATGAGGAAAATAGCGGGCTGTATGAGCATCTTAATCTCACTGTTGATAAAAAGCAAGAACCATTAAGAATAGATAAATTTCTATTAATCTATCGTCAGAATTCTTCACGAAATAAAATCTCACAAACTTGCAGAGCCGGAAATGTTGTCGTAAACGGATTACCCGTAAAACAAAACTATCGTGTAAAGCCGGGAGATCAGGTTTCTGTATTGCTGGCACATCCTCCAAGGCTAAATGTTATTGTTCCTCAAAATATTCCTATTAATATTATTTATGAGGATGATGATCTTGTGGTTGTAGATAAAAATCCTGGAATGGTTGTTCACCCCGGATTCGGAAACTGGGACGGAACTTTAGTAAATGCACTTGCCTATCATTTCGAACAAAATAATGAAAAATCTGATCTCGACAGAGTAGGACTGGTTCATAGAATTGATAAAGATACTTCAGGATTATTGGTTATTGCCAAAAATGAATATGCTTTAAGTTTCCTTGCCAAGCAATTTTTTGAAAGAAAAACAAAAAGATTATACTGGGCTTTTGTGTGGGGAAATGTGAAGGATGATGAAGGAACAATAACCGGACACATCGGAAGACATCCTAAAAATAGAATGCAAATGCATACCTATGTAGACGGAAGCCACGGAAAACATGCTGTAACCCATTATAAAGTCCTTGAAAGATTTAAGTATATGACTTGGGTGGAATGCAAATTAGAGACCGGAAGAACCCATCAGATAAGAGCGCACTTCAAACATATCGGTCATACGCTCTTTAATGACGAAAGATATGAGGGTCATACACCTTTGAGAGGGGTTAACCTACCTAAGTATAAGCATTTTATAAAAAACGTATTCGAGGTTTTGCCCAGACATGCGCTTCATGCCCACACTTTAGGATTTATTCATCCAACTACTAAAAAGGAATTGTATTTTGAGAGCCCAATGCCCCAAGATATGACGGATGCCGTAAAAAAATGGAGAAATTATTTAGAAAACTAA
- a CDS encoding PASTA domain-containing protein codes for MLKSLFNWKVLLNLLVAIAVFVGLVWLTFRWLEYHTKHGQETPVPNVVNKSVYDAVKILEDAGLEYSVDSATYDPKYRAFQVLKMSPFAGSRVKDGRAIELRVNPRTWAPVAIPDVINKYSGLAFQRITQVGLKVGDTIFEPSIQKDAIIRVLFKGNAVKPGTLIPRFSTIDVVVGSGPMRNISIPNVVGLTVKEARGVIARSMFEVGLVEHEDGSKDESDIIYYQDPASGDVRDQGMQMDLWASKKTPAELSAKIEQLNSIYRMKVDTSLPPVRYEEVPNYQSAPEPVPVAPAPVQRTEPVKAEPKPATTKPATSTTENKPKTSASSNANTGSNNKTPATGATQQPAQKPKAKKVVVE; via the coding sequence ATGCTTAAATCACTTTTCAATTGGAAAGTTTTACTGAACTTATTAGTAGCCATCGCAGTTTTTGTTGGGTTGGTGTGGCTTACGTTTCGTTGGTTAGAATACCATACGAAACATGGTCAGGAAACTCCGGTTCCAAATGTTGTCAATAAATCTGTATATGATGCTGTTAAGATATTAGAGGACGCAGGCTTAGAATATTCTGTAGACAGTGCTACATATGATCCTAAATATAGAGCTTTTCAGGTTCTTAAAATGTCTCCGTTTGCGGGCTCTCGTGTAAAAGACGGTAGAGCAATTGAATTGAGAGTAAATCCTAGAACTTGGGCACCTGTTGCAATTCCTGATGTTATCAATAAATATTCAGGATTAGCCTTCCAGAGAATAACTCAGGTTGGATTAAAGGTTGGAGATACTATTTTTGAACCAAGTATTCAAAAAGATGCTATTATTCGAGTATTATTCAAAGGAAATGCAGTAAAACCTGGAACATTGATTCCTAGATTCTCAACGATTGATGTTGTCGTAGGTTCAGGACCTATGAGAAATATCTCAATACCAAATGTGGTAGGGTTAACCGTGAAAGAAGCAAGAGGAGTTATTGCAAGAAGTATGTTTGAAGTTGGTCTTGTAGAACATGAAGACGGAAGCAAAGACGAATCTGATATTATTTATTATCAGGATCCTGCTTCGGGAGATGTCAGGGATCAGGGAATGCAGATGGATCTCTGGGCGAGTAAGAAAACTCCGGCAGAATTAAGTGCTAAAATAGAACAGTTAAATTCGATATACCGTATGAAGGTTGATACATCATTACCTCCTGTACGTTACGAAGAAGTTCCGAATTATCAGTCAGCTCCGGAACCTGTACCTGTTGCTCCGGCACCAGTACAAAGAACGGAACCTGTGAAGGCAGAACCTAAACCGGCAACAACAAAACCGGCCACTTCTACAACTGAAAATAAACCAAAAACTTCTGCAAGTTCTAATGCGAATACAGGAAGTAATAATAAAACACCGGCTACAGGCGCAACACAGCAACCTGCTCAAAAGCCGAAAGCTAAAAAAGTAGTCGTAGAATAA
- a CDS encoding D-alanine--D-alanine ligase, which translates to MSKKTVAVVMGGYSDEYVVSLKSGQLIYDSLDRDLYDVYKVVILKDEWYFLGENDKKYAINKGDFSVTLDNNEQLKFDVCFNIIHGTPGENGILQAYWDAIGQTYTGCDFYQSALTFNKKDTLAVLSKYGIPSAKSVYLRKGEDINVDKIIHELGLPVFVKPNQSGSSLGISKVKEKSELIAATEIAFKEDDEILIESFLDGMEVSVGVIDFKGETIVLGITEIVPQNEFFDYEAKYEGASEEITPARINAETTKRVEEISKRAYDSLGMSGFSRSEFILMDGIPYMLEMNTNPGFSPASILPQQAKIYGISITDLCGNEVEKALNKNRN; encoded by the coding sequence ATGAGCAAAAAAACTGTTGCCGTAGTTATGGGAGGCTATTCCGACGAATATGTTGTCTCCCTGAAAAGCGGTCAATTAATTTATGATTCTTTAGACAGAGACCTCTACGATGTATATAAAGTAGTTATTCTTAAAGATGAGTGGTATTTTTTAGGTGAAAATGATAAAAAATATGCCATCAACAAAGGTGACTTCTCCGTAACATTAGATAATAATGAGCAGCTAAAATTTGATGTTTGCTTTAATATTATCCATGGAACTCCGGGCGAAAATGGAATTTTACAAGCGTATTGGGACGCCATCGGACAGACTTATACAGGCTGTGATTTTTACCAAAGTGCTTTAACATTTAATAAAAAAGATACGTTAGCGGTATTGTCTAAATATGGAATTCCTTCTGCGAAAAGTGTTTATTTAAGAAAAGGAGAAGATATTAATGTAGATAAGATCATTCATGAATTGGGACTTCCTGTTTTTGTTAAGCCTAATCAGTCCGGCTCTTCTCTAGGAATTTCTAAAGTGAAAGAAAAGTCTGAATTAATTGCAGCAACCGAGATTGCTTTTAAAGAAGATGATGAAATTTTAATTGAAAGTTTCTTAGACGGAATGGAAGTTTCTGTAGGCGTAATTGATTTTAAGGGTGAAACCATCGTTTTGGGAATTACAGAAATTGTTCCACAAAATGAATTTTTCGATTATGAAGCTAAATACGAAGGTGCTTCCGAAGAAATTACTCCTGCAAGAATTAATGCCGAAACGACAAAAAGAGTCGAAGAAATCTCAAAAAGAGCGTACGATTCTCTTGGGATGAGCGGCTTTTCGCGTAGTGAGTTTATTTTGATGGACGGTATTCCTTATATGTTGGAAATGAATACAAATCCAGGGTTTTCTCCGGCAAGTATTCTTCCTCAGCAGGCAAAAATCTACGGAATTTCTATCACAGATCTTTGTGGAAATGAAGTTGAAAAAGCATTAAATAAAAATAGAAATTAG
- the coaD gene encoding pantetheine-phosphate adenylyltransferase gives MKIAVFPGSFDPITLGHYDIIERAAPLFDKLIIAIGQNSQKKYMFPLEKRMEFIQNSVSEFPNVEVDYFEGLTVDFCFEKNAQYILRGLRNPADFEFEKAIAHTNRTLAHKKLETVFLLTSSGKSFISSSIVREIINHGGEYELLVPDAVRVKL, from the coding sequence ATGAAAATTGCTGTTTTTCCGGGATCTTTTGATCCTATCACCTTAGGACACTATGATATTATAGAAAGAGCGGCTCCGCTTTTTGATAAATTAATCATTGCCATCGGACAGAATTCTCAAAAGAAATATATGTTTCCGTTGGAAAAAAGAATGGAATTCATCCAAAATTCCGTTTCCGAATTTCCAAACGTTGAAGTAGATTATTTTGAAGGCTTAACGGTTGACTTTTGCTTTGAAAAAAATGCTCAGTACATTCTTCGAGGATTAAGAAACCCTGCGGATTTTGAATTTGAAAAAGCAATTGCTCATACCAACAGAACTTTGGCTCATAAAAAATTGGAAACCGTTTTCTTATTAACTTCATCAGGAAAATCTTTCATCAGCAGTAGCATTGTGAGGGAAATTATCAATCATGGAGGAGAATATGAATTACTAGTTCCCGATGCAGTAAGAGTAAAATTATAA